A single window of Gossypium arboreum isolate Shixiya-1 chromosome 13, ASM2569848v2, whole genome shotgun sequence DNA harbors:
- the LOC108462782 gene encoding glycine-rich protein 23-like, producing the protein MGGGKGGSGGGSKGGGGGSGGGSGNGGGGSTSKGGGGASGTMVAPGSGGAATISRGAFESNPQGYFAGLHSSEKGNK; encoded by the coding sequence ATGGGTGGTGGCAAAGGTGGAAGTGGCGGTGGCAGTAAAGGTGGTGGCGGAGGCAGCGGTGGTGGCTCTGGAAATGGTGGAggaggaagcacatccaaaggtGGAGGGGGGGCTTCTGGAACGATGGTAGCTCCGGGGAGTGGAGGTGCGGCCACTATATCGAGGGGCGCATTCGAGAGCAACCCTCAGGGATACTTTGCTGGTCTGCATTCAAGTGAAAAGGGCAATAAATAA
- the LOC108462784 gene encoding uncharacterized protein LOC108462784, producing MHFLLSTLKIAYILDTPRPDETKNESVAATRERQKWDNADYMCMGHILNGFSDSLFDTYQNEVTAKELWDKLETRYMTEDVTSKKFLVSHFNNYQMVDGRSVMEQFHDIEKILNQFKKYDMKMDEMIVVSSIIDKILPSWKDFKRSLKHKKEEISLKVLKNHLCIEEEYRKQDQNLNSENAKVHVTEEV from the coding sequence ATGCACTTTTTATTATCAACTTTGAAGATTGCTTATATTTTGGATACTCCAAGACCTGACGAGACTAAAAATGAATCTGTTGCTGCAACCCGAGAAAGACAAAAATGGGACAATGCTGATTACATGTGCATGGGCCACATATTGAATGGTTTTTCTGATAGTTTGTTCGACACCTACCAAAATGAGGTCACCGCTAAAGAATTATGGGACAAATTGGAGACAAGATACATGACTGAAGATGTTACAAGTAAGAAATTTCTTGTCAGTCAtttcaataattatcaaatgGTTGATGGTCGTTCTGTTATGGAACAATTCCATGATATTGAAAAGATTCTGAATCAATtcaagaaatatgatatgaaaatggatgaaatgatTGTTGTATCCTCCATAATAGACAAAATTCTTCCATCTTGGAAAGACTTTAAAAGAAGTTTAAAACATAAGAAAGAGGAAATATCTCTTAAGGTTTTGAAAAATCATCTTTGTATTGAAGAAGAATATCGAAAGCAAGATCAGAATCTAAATTCTGAAAATGCCAAAGTGCATGTTACGGAGGAAGTATAG
- the LOC108463886 gene encoding uncharacterized protein LOC108463886: MKKTSKDKANAVCVAEAAQMTENLVATKQGKKKDKLSKKKRKSKEKINPSVGIVDKPVDGNEVHLQEKFRKDRKKKSKGQLLETSKGANQDEVYEIPSGDDDCSKGMKKWLTDYHRSRPGLKVLQQRIDEFIIEHEAKLEQERKEKEARLTEGGWILVEHHKGRKKTTDTESGTTVGSVSQAAVEEKLAKKKSKEVFDFYRFQKREAQRSELMILQSKFEQDKKRIQQLRAARKFRPY, from the exons ATGAAGAAGACCAGTAAAGACAAGGCTAATGCTGTTTGTGTTGCCGAAGCTGCTCAAATGA CGGAGAATTTAGTTGCAACAAAACAAGGGAAGAAAAAGGATAAATTAagcaagaagaaaagaaaaagcaaagagaaaatcAATCCTAGCGTTGGAATTGTTGATAAGCCTGTTGACGGGAATGAAGTTCATCTTCAAG aaaaatttagaaaagacAGAAAAAAGAAATCAAAGGGGCAATTGTTGGAAACGAGTAAAGGAGCTAATCAGGATGAAGTTTATGAAATACCTTCGGGAGATGACGACTGCTCAAAAGGCATGAAAA AATGGCTTACAGACTACCACCGAAGTAGGCCTGGCTTGAAGGTACTGCAACAAAGGATTGACGAGTTTATAATTGAGCACGAGGCAAAACTTGAACAG gaaagaaaagaaaaagaagctcgTCTTACAGAAGGGGGATGGATACTTGTTGAACAtcataaaggaaggaaaaagacCACAGACACTGAAAGTGGAACTACAGTAGGCTCTGTTTCCCAGGCTGCTGTGGAGGAGAAATTAGCTAAGAAGAAGAGCAAAGAGGTCTTTGATTTCTACCGCTTTCAAAAAAGAGAAGCCCAGAGGAGTG AACTTATGATACTCCAGAGCAAATTTGAGCAGGATAAAAAGCGGATTCAACAGTTGAGAGCTGCTCGGAAGTTTCGACCTTATTAA